From one Pontibacillus sp. HMF3514 genomic stretch:
- a CDS encoding BCCT family transporter, translating to MTQNNKQTSNIDWPLFGISGGLLVAFVIASLIDMQFVEEMVNKGFAWSSKYFGAFWQVLMLANFFVALYVAFSKYGKVRLGYLEKPEMSTFKWLSIIMATLLAGGGVFWAAAEPMYHFLTVPPMNSGVEAETAGALMPALAQSYMHWGFLAWAILGTLSAVVMMYGHYHRGMPLKPRTLLYPIFGEKLRKSFLGTIVDAFAIIAVAAGTIGPIGFLGLQAAYGLQALFGIPDVLITRLAIIIGLVVVSTISAVTGLHKGIQWLSNFNVRLAIGLILFVLVFGPGGFILNSFISSFGFYVDNFIQMSTFRADKSWLGFWTVFFWGWFIGYGPMMAILVSRISRGRSIRQIIVAIAVIAPIVTTFWFTVVGGSGIFYELQEAGSVSTQLENGGMPAAMIAITEQLPLASIISPLFLLLTIIFVITTGDSMSYTIAMAVSGEGNPKISLRIFWSVLMGAVASILLYIGEGSVNALQSFIVITAVPVSILLLPVIWLAPRVSKELLLEQNKK from the coding sequence ATGACACAGAATAATAAACAAACCTCTAACATTGATTGGCCTCTGTTTGGAATAAGCGGTGGATTGTTAGTAGCGTTTGTCATTGCATCCCTCATTGATATGCAATTTGTTGAAGAAATGGTGAACAAAGGATTTGCTTGGTCTTCGAAATACTTTGGAGCATTTTGGCAAGTTCTCATGCTTGCGAACTTCTTTGTTGCACTGTATGTAGCGTTTTCAAAATATGGAAAAGTAAGACTTGGTTATTTAGAAAAACCTGAAATGAGTACATTTAAATGGTTGTCCATAATTATGGCTACCCTTCTAGCTGGAGGCGGTGTATTTTGGGCAGCAGCTGAACCAATGTATCACTTTTTAACAGTACCTCCTATGAATAGCGGTGTAGAAGCTGAAACCGCAGGCGCTCTTATGCCTGCGTTAGCACAAAGTTATATGCACTGGGGATTTTTAGCTTGGGCAATCCTAGGTACGTTAAGTGCAGTCGTGATGATGTATGGACACTATCATAGAGGTATGCCTCTAAAGCCACGTACATTGTTATATCCGATCTTTGGTGAAAAGCTTCGTAAAAGTTTCCTTGGCACCATTGTAGATGCGTTCGCTATTATTGCAGTAGCGGCTGGTACGATTGGTCCAATTGGTTTCTTGGGCTTACAAGCTGCTTATGGTTTGCAAGCTTTATTTGGAATTCCGGATGTATTAATTACAAGATTAGCGATTATTATTGGTCTTGTTGTGGTTTCAACAATCTCAGCAGTAACAGGACTTCATAAAGGTATTCAGTGGTTAAGTAACTTTAACGTTCGCTTAGCGATTGGTCTTATCCTGTTTGTCCTTGTGTTTGGTCCAGGTGGATTTATTTTGAATTCATTTATCTCTTCTTTTGGATTCTACGTGGACAACTTTATTCAAATGAGTACCTTCCGAGCTGATAAAAGCTGGTTGGGCTTTTGGACAGTATTCTTCTGGGGTTGGTTTATTGGTTATGGTCCAATGATGGCTATACTGGTAAGTCGTATCTCAAGAGGGCGTTCCATCCGCCAGATCATTGTAGCTATTGCTGTCATTGCTCCAATCGTTACAACGTTCTGGTTCACAGTTGTTGGTGGCTCAGGAATCTTCTATGAACTTCAAGAAGCAGGTTCTGTATCTACTCAGCTTGAAAATGGTGGAATGCCAGCTGCGATGATTGCAATCACCGAACAGTTACCATTAGCGAGCATTATCTCGCCCCTATTCCTATTGCTAACGATTATCTTTGTAATTACGACTGGAGATTCTATGTCGTACACAATTGCAATGGCGGTATCTGGTGAGGGTAATCCGAAAATTTCATTACGTATCTTCTGGTCTGTCCTAATGGGTGCGGTAGCTTCAATTCTTCTTTACATCGGAGAAGGAAGTGTAAACGCCCTTCAGTCCTTCATTGTGATTACAGCAGTTCCCGTTTCAATCCTATTGCTACCAGTCATATGGTTAGCACCAAGAGTATCTAAAGAATTACTTCTTGAACAAAATAAAAAGTAA
- a CDS encoding NADP-dependent oxidoreductase, whose product MKAVVIEQYGGKDQLKEKDIPTPQINEDQVLIESHATSINPIDWKVREGYLKDMLDWDFPIILGWDVSGVVVNTGSNVTKFKKGDQVFARPATTPNGTYAEFVAVEEHLVTSIPEQVSFEEAAAAPLAALTAWQCLFEVANLQKGQKVLIHAGSGGVGTYAIQLAKWAGAYVASTASSKNKELLETLGVDRFINYEEEAFDEVLKDYDVVFDTLGGEIHDRSYNVLKQDGHLVSVTKQPDEELAKQKGVNAQFVFLNPDGDQLAKIAELMEKGEVKSIVDRTFTFSEKGIRDAHELSETHHARGKIVVQINPLNC is encoded by the coding sequence ATGAAAGCTGTTGTAATTGAACAATATGGAGGTAAAGATCAGTTAAAGGAAAAAGATATTCCAACACCTCAAATTAATGAAGATCAAGTTTTAATTGAAAGCCACGCAACTTCCATCAACCCAATTGATTGGAAAGTACGCGAAGGATATTTAAAAGATATGCTCGATTGGGATTTCCCGATTATTTTAGGTTGGGATGTTTCAGGCGTTGTTGTCAATACAGGTTCAAACGTTACGAAGTTTAAAAAAGGTGATCAAGTTTTTGCTCGCCCCGCTACTACACCTAATGGAACATACGCAGAGTTTGTGGCAGTGGAAGAGCATCTTGTTACCTCTATACCAGAGCAAGTCAGTTTTGAAGAGGCAGCTGCTGCACCTCTAGCGGCTCTTACAGCATGGCAATGTCTTTTTGAAGTTGCAAACCTACAGAAAGGTCAAAAAGTACTCATTCATGCTGGGTCAGGTGGTGTAGGAACATATGCGATTCAGCTTGCAAAATGGGCAGGTGCCTATGTTGCTTCTACAGCTAGCAGTAAAAATAAAGAATTATTAGAAACACTGGGCGTAGATCGTTTCATTAACTATGAAGAAGAAGCATTTGATGAAGTACTAAAAGATTATGACGTCGTATTTGATACTCTGGGTGGGGAGATTCATGACCGAAGCTATAATGTATTAAAACAAGACGGTCATTTAGTCTCGGTTACGAAACAGCCTGATGAAGAATTAGCAAAACAGAAAGGCGTAAATGCTCAATTTGTCTTCCTGAACCCAGATGGTGATCAGCTTGCAAAAATAGCTGAGCTTATGGAAAAAGGAGAAGTAAAATCTATTGTCGATAGAACCTTTACGTTTAGTGAAAAGGGCATTCGAGATGCACATGAATTGAGTGAGACCCACCATGCACGAGGTAAGATCGTTGTCCAAATAAATCCTTTAAATTGCTAA
- the brnQ gene encoding branched-chain amino acid transport system II carrier protein: MTRKDTFTIGFMLFALFFGAGNLIYPPELGIQAGTSFWPAILGFILTGVGLPIVGVAAIALVSDDAKALGSRVHPVFGLVFTAVIYLAIGPFFGIPRAANVAYEMGVMPVIVSGGTMALFLFSVVFFAIVLFVSLNPSKIVDRIGQWLTPALLIAIVALCIASFFQFDAPLQSPETTYTTAPFFKGFVNGYLTMDAIAGLAFGIIVVTALKDRGVTEKKSVFKQTLKVGAVTATGLAVVYTSIGWMGAKLATFGSFEGGADILSAGASHLFGSFGAILLGVIVALACFTTCVGLTVACSQFFSNTFSGLKYSHVAVGVTIVSFLVTNLGLSQIISYSVPVLYFIYPLAIVLIVLSFFHNAFNGSSYVYRGALLLTSFFSLYSGLSAAKLTWAPLQSALSIFPLFEEGLGWIVPALIGAGLGYLLDRSRRNSKYVAATKNAS; this comes from the coding sequence ATGACTAGAAAAGATACATTCACGATCGGTTTTATGTTATTTGCACTATTTTTTGGAGCCGGAAACTTAATTTACCCTCCTGAACTAGGAATTCAAGCTGGAACATCCTTTTGGCCAGCCATTTTAGGATTTATTTTAACTGGAGTAGGATTACCCATTGTAGGCGTTGCAGCAATTGCTCTTGTAAGTGATGATGCCAAAGCTTTAGGAAGTCGCGTGCATCCTGTGTTTGGTCTTGTGTTTACTGCAGTTATTTATTTAGCTATTGGACCATTCTTTGGTATTCCACGTGCCGCTAACGTTGCGTATGAGATGGGGGTTATGCCCGTCATTGTATCAGGTGGAACTATGGCGCTTTTCTTATTTTCAGTCGTTTTTTTCGCTATCGTATTATTTGTTAGTTTAAATCCATCTAAAATCGTCGACCGAATTGGACAATGGTTAACACCTGCATTATTAATAGCTATTGTAGCTTTATGTATTGCAAGCTTCTTTCAGTTTGATGCACCGTTACAATCACCAGAAACAACCTATACAACCGCTCCATTTTTCAAAGGATTTGTAAACGGCTATCTAACAATGGACGCCATCGCTGGGTTAGCTTTCGGAATAATTGTTGTTACTGCGTTGAAGGATCGAGGAGTAACAGAAAAGAAATCCGTCTTCAAACAAACGTTAAAGGTTGGTGCTGTCACAGCTACCGGTCTTGCTGTAGTCTACACTTCAATCGGTTGGATGGGTGCGAAATTAGCTACATTCGGTTCATTTGAAGGTGGAGCCGACATTCTTTCTGCAGGAGCAAGTCATTTATTTGGATCATTTGGCGCTATACTATTAGGCGTTATTGTTGCTCTAGCTTGTTTCACAACTTGCGTTGGACTAACAGTGGCATGCAGTCAGTTTTTCTCAAACACATTCTCTGGATTAAAATATTCTCATGTAGCAGTAGGAGTAACCATTGTGAGTTTTCTTGTAACTAACCTTGGACTATCTCAAATCATCTCCTACTCTGTTCCTGTTCTATACTTTATTTATCCGTTAGCGATCGTTCTCATCGTTTTATCCTTTTTCCACAACGCTTTCAATGGATCAAGCTATGTGTATCGCGGTGCACTCCTACTTACAAGCTTCTTTAGCTTATATAGTGGACTCAGCGCAGCTAAGCTCACTTGGGCACCTCTTCAAAGTGCATTATCCATCTTCCCTCTATTTGAAGAAGGTCTTGGATGGATCGTACCAGCCCTTATAGGTGCAGGATTAGGATATTTATTAGATCGCTCCCGCAGGAACTCTAAGTATGTAGCTGCTACAAAGAATGCATCATAA
- a CDS encoding sodium:proton antiporter, with product MFHSILFDFMLIGALGVGSQWIGWRFRIPAIVVMSIVGLLAGPIFGFINPAEDFGELFDPIISIAVAIILFEGSLNLDFREVKGLGKPVMRIVTVGAILAWLLGSLAAHYVAGLSLAVAFVIGGLFIVTGPTVILPLLRQAKLKPRPAAILKWEGIIVDPFGALLSVFAFEIIVFIMEDNVTADALLFFFMASIFAIIIGYLLAKGLGFMFERGHVPEFLKSPVMFASVILCFTLADEIAHETGLLAVTAMGMTLANMHISSIGDMRNFKENISVLLVSTIFVMLTSSLSVDTLLQILDLNIIAYVFLMLFIVRPLSIWLSTIGTDLSVGERILVGWIAPRGIVALTVAGYFASVLADAGFEDASILTSLTFALVFATVCAHGFSIGWLAKKFHLANDEQPGVLIVGGSSFSTGLAKALRELDVPTMITDSSWQRLETARKEGVPFMREEILSEQTEYHLDMTPYEYMVAASELDSYNALVCNTFIPEIGRNNLYQLTLHNRRGDDIEDMGHTIGGRLLFNEQATWERLNEKVEIGYVFRKTNITEQYSFDQYVKELHPETLLMFVLKRSGKIAFFSHKNKPKAEAGDVVVSLMPPSKEFKKIQQKITEKREEENEN from the coding sequence ATGTTCCACTCAATTTTGTTTGATTTCATGTTAATTGGTGCATTAGGTGTTGGGTCTCAATGGATTGGATGGAGGTTTCGAATTCCAGCAATTGTAGTGATGTCCATCGTTGGCTTGTTAGCTGGTCCAATCTTCGGATTCATCAACCCGGCAGAAGACTTTGGAGAATTGTTTGATCCCATCATTTCAATAGCAGTTGCCATTATTTTATTTGAGGGAAGCTTAAATCTTGATTTTCGTGAAGTAAAAGGTTTAGGTAAACCTGTTATGAGAATTGTAACCGTAGGAGCGATCTTAGCTTGGCTCTTAGGTTCCTTAGCCGCTCATTATGTAGCGGGTCTATCTTTAGCTGTAGCCTTCGTTATCGGTGGACTCTTTATCGTTACAGGACCTACCGTTATTTTACCTTTGTTACGTCAGGCAAAATTGAAGCCACGTCCCGCAGCCATATTAAAATGGGAAGGTATCATTGTTGATCCATTCGGTGCCTTGCTATCTGTTTTTGCTTTTGAAATTATCGTCTTTATCATGGAGGATAATGTAACAGCAGATGCCTTACTCTTCTTCTTTATGGCATCTATATTTGCTATTATTATCGGTTATTTATTAGCAAAAGGACTCGGATTTATGTTCGAGCGAGGACATGTGCCAGAGTTTCTAAAATCACCGGTAATGTTTGCATCCGTGATCCTTTGCTTTACATTAGCTGATGAAATTGCTCATGAAACAGGTCTATTAGCTGTAACAGCAATGGGGATGACATTAGCAAACATGCACATCTCTTCCATTGGGGATATGCGTAACTTTAAAGAGAACATATCTGTTTTACTCGTATCCACCATATTCGTGATGCTAACGTCCTCATTATCGGTTGATACATTATTACAAATTTTAGATCTAAATATTATAGCTTACGTTTTCCTTATGTTATTTATCGTACGTCCTTTATCCATTTGGTTATCCACGATTGGAACGGATTTATCGGTAGGAGAACGCATACTTGTTGGGTGGATTGCACCACGAGGAATTGTTGCTTTAACTGTAGCAGGTTACTTTGCAAGCGTGCTTGCTGATGCGGGATTTGAAGATGCATCAATTCTAACATCCTTAACGTTTGCGCTCGTTTTTGCCACGGTTTGTGCACACGGATTCTCTATTGGTTGGCTAGCGAAGAAGTTCCACCTAGCAAATGATGAACAGCCAGGCGTCTTAATTGTAGGAGGAAGCAGCTTTAGTACAGGATTAGCTAAAGCTCTTAGAGAATTAGATGTCCCAACGATGATAACGGATTCTTCTTGGCAGAGACTTGAGACTGCACGTAAAGAAGGTGTTCCGTTTATGCGTGAAGAGATCTTATCAGAGCAAACGGAGTATCATTTAGATATGACACCATATGAATATATGGTTGCTGCTTCTGAGTTAGATTCTTACAATGCGCTAGTATGTAATACATTTATTCCTGAAATAGGACGTAACAACTTGTATCAGCTCACCCTTCATAATCGTCGTGGTGATGATATAGAGGATATGGGACATACAATCGGGGGAAGACTGCTCTTTAACGAACAAGCAACATGGGAGCGTCTAAATGAAAAAGTTGAGATTGGTTATGTCTTTAGAAAAACGAATATTACAGAACAATATTCATTTGATCAGTATGTAAAAGAGCTACATCCTGAAACATTACTCATGTTCGTATTAAAACGTTCAGGGAAAATCGCATTTTTCTCTCATAAAAACAAACCTAAAGCTGAAGCTGGTGATGTAGTGGTAAGTCTAATGCCACCCAGTAAAGAATTTAAAAAAATCCAGCAAAAAATAACTGAGAAACGTGAAGAAGAAAATGAAAATTAG